The DNA window TATTGCACTCAGGTATACTTCCAGACAGTACCCAAATTCTCCTGCTCTTCGTAAGTCAAACACAGCGCAGATGCTTGAAATACATGTTGCATATTATGGATTAAGAGAGCCAAGCCTCAATGTCAAAAACTTtgacagttcaggaaggacctcaagacctgcctcttcgaggaagcagcatgcccacaaacagcacATTGAGACCCTATGGGTAGTTAGTTGTGCTGTACAAATCACTGATCaattgattgtacaaatacttttttaaaaaacagctttttaAGCTCCCAAAGCACTCTTTCTAGAGATGCAGGGATTTTAAGAACGATCAAGAGCCTATCCAAGGAGTCACATTCCTCAGCTACAAGTCATTCAGATCCCAAGGTAGCTTCTTctcaggtacacagcagtaatagcAAAACAGGTAATCAAAGAACCTGATCGGTGTAGAGTGACAGCCCATACTCATCGAATTAGAAACTTAGCCTGAAGGAGAACAATGTCATTCCCACACCACATTATGAGAAATTAATGGTCCTTTGCCAGTCACTCTGCTGATTTGAAAATTGATGCTTGTCGTTCCTGGCGATTTCTCTGAAACATCAGTCAAGGGCATCTTTGCCAGCTACTCACTAACCCCTGGTGAAACAGATGCCGAGTGTGAATCTCTGAAGCAGACAGATCTCAATATGCATGTTGTTACAAAAAAAACCACGACAAAACTGCCCCCACAGATGTAGGAGATGCATCTTGTGTGAGACACAGCAGACAAAAACGATAAGATAAAGAGTCGCACAGAGATCTACATTTTCCTGCATACCTTAACTGAACCCTGCTCCCTGCGGGAATAGTGCATAAAAGTATTTCATAATGCCGAAGCCTGCAAGCAAATGCCTTTTATTAATTCGTGTACTCTGCGATAGGCGTGTTCCTTTAGCACCCCATTAAACAGGTTGTGAAGGAATGGTTCCTCCCAGGCACGCCAAATGTGCCAAGCCCCTGTTGATGAGTAAATTGGCTTGTTTAGCTGCCTGTGACCCAGCCTACCTGCCAAAACATATAAAAGCAGATGCCTGCTTtaataatcaaaggggaactgtctCCTTTCCTTTCGGCTCCTTTGTGCACCGTACCTTTACTGATCATTCCTTGCTTCGGCTACTCTTTCAGGAGCTCACCATGAGTTACTCTCAACATTCATACTCTCAGTCTGAAAGAAGAGGCAAGGGTTTCAGCGCTGCCTCTCTGGGAGGAGGTGGAAGGGTCAGCTTTAGCTCTACCTCTGTGTCTcacagtggaggcggtggtggTTATGGGCGTACcagtgttggtggcggcggtggaGCTGGTGGTGCAAGTGGTTTTGGCAGCAGAAGCCTCTATAGCTTAGGGGGAACTAAACGAATTTCCTTCGGCATAGGCagtgttcggggtgggggtggtttaggtggaggagcagggggctatggcagtggaggtggtagtCTTGGTGGTGGAGGTTTCGGCAGCGGAGGAGGTTTTGGAGGTGTTGCTCCTGCCTTCCCAGTTTGTCCTCCTGGTGGAATCCAACAAGTGACCATTAACCCGAGCCTCCTGACACCAATCAATGTGGACATTGACCCTGCCCTCTCCAAGTTGCGAAGCGAGGAAAGGGAGCAAATCAAGACGCTCAACAACAAATTTGCTTCATTTATAGACAAGGTAAGCCAAGAACCTAATTTCTTTAGTTCTTATAGACACATATTTTAATTTGTGGTTCACTATAATGTTAAATAATGAAATAGGCTCTTTTTAGTTAGTAGAGGCTGTTTtttcaaagatgtattttttactTATAACGTTGAAAATACAAATGCATTAGCAGTCAAAAGGACTAACATTACTATCAGCAATACAACAGGTTTAAACAGTAGGGACTGTTGATTTTGAAAACTCTTCTTGGATTTGTAAATACTTCAGTTCGAAAAGATGCTGATGGTTGTTGCTTAGTGAACATGTTCTTGTGCCTCGATTCTGGGATGTAAGGTCTTCATAAATGCCCtaatttgtatgtgtgtatgcaatgaaGGTTTTAATAAACTGTGCTCACTCACAGTAGTTCCTGAAACTTTGTCACTCATAAACTCACAGACCCTGCCCGAACTGGGAAGGCAGCTGGCTCCATTATGTTGTTCGAAGATGTTGAAAAGTCTTCATGGCTGATATATGTCGCTAGGTGAAAAATTCACACATGAACAAGCAAATGTTTGTGGTTAGTGTGATAGAAACTCTCCCCATCCCAAGTGCTCCCACTGTAAATGGAAACAGGTAGCGAAAGTGATGAAATGAGAGATCGTCGTGGTCAAGTGAAGCATCTATTGCACAGAGACTTAGCTATCGTCTTTCCTGTGACTTTTAGGTCCGATTTCTGGAACAGCAGAACCAGGTGCTCGAGACCAAGTGGAAATTTTTGCAGGAACATGGCCAAAAAGGGACCAAAAGGAGCAACCTTGAGCCCCTCTTCGAGACGTACATTAGTAACCTGAGAAGGCACCTAGATCAGCTGGTTAATGAAAGGCCCCGTCTGGATAACGAGCTGCGGGGCATGCAGGATCTCGTCGAGGACTACAAGAAGAAGTATGTGAGGGGCTGtctggaggggggcggggggtgccTCGCGCCTGCGCGGTAGGCCGAGTGTGGAGATGGGGAACTCTCCTTGGAAATCAGGACAGGCCGCTAGCTCAATTCATTGTCAAGCAGCAAGTGCAGCGCCGGTAGCAGAAATGCACACAAAAGAGGTTCTGGTCGGTGTGCACTGGAAAGATAGCAAACAGGAAATGGATTGTACAGTTTGACCCTGTTCTTATTCAGAATCAGGTGtgcaaatttgttttgaatgttaatGGCATATTTTAGATTGTAACAAAGAAGTAAAGTGTTCCGTGTAATGCAGACAGGGTGTAGTTGATTTGCTATCAGATTCATACAGTAAATATGGAAGGGTAATTGTGTTCAGTGCATGTGTCAGGTTTGGGATCGTGCACAGAATCGGGGTCTTGACAATGAAGTGCTGCACTAAAGGCGAACACAAAGATGTCTTGCTTTTTGGCTGATACCTACATTACAAAAAAAGCTCGTGGTGCGAATCTGTCATGACTTAACCCCCCCAATCTGTATCTTACTCCAACAGATACGAAGGTGAGATCAACAAGCGCACAGCCGCAGAGAACGAGTTTGTGGTGCTGAAGAAGGTCAGTGGTCTGAGAGGCAATGGCGACAGGGGACGCTGTGTGCATGCCCCGAGGCTGTGTTGTGATGTTCAGGGGTCCAAAGGGGCACAAggtctgctctccttatctggaATGTTAGGTCTTCTTGCACCGTGTCCATGAGTCTGAGTCTTCTGACTAGGAGTGCTCTGTGCCCCTATCCTCCTGTGAGGACAGTATCTTGGCAGTGTCCAGGATGAAGAACAGTAGAGAGGAGAATAGGTACCAGAGAAGGGAAAAACAGTGCTCAGGACAATGGAAGCCCTCAACATGCAACAGCTGGGGCTCAGGGATCAAAAACAAAAGTGCAAATTCACAGAAAGAGGGAGGTTAAGCCTACGAATGACTGTAGTGATAGAGAAATATGACAGCAGGTGTCATGCCGGGGGACAACGTGGTCAGCACCATTGCATCAGACAGCACCTGAGTATGTTGAACATATTATAATGTATGTGAGCAGGGAGGTTCGACCTGATTTCCTGCAAGTCCCTAAAGGGGAAATCCTCTCGATGTTTCTGAAGTAGGAGCCAGTGTTTAGTTGCCCTGAAAAGGCCACCAAGGAGCAATCTAATTAGATCTATCATCCAATGCACTAATAACGTATTGTGATTCTTTCTCAGGATGTTGACGCCGCCTACATGAAGAAAGTGGAACTGGAGGCTAAAGTGGATAGTCTAACTGATGAGATTGAGTTCCTCAAGAGACTATTTGACCTGGTGAGTAACCTGTAGTTCCACTCATATTGAGCACTCTTCACCAAAGAAGTTAGGGCAGCATCCAGCTCCTATGATGCTGTGAAGCACAGGTACACAGGGAGAAGGTATGCACCTCTTCTAGTACTAAGAACCCCAAATGACAAAGGGCAGGGCAGCATCCTGTTGTTCAGCAACTGAGAGCCCCTAGCCAAAGAGGGACTATGAACTTGCAGTTCTGATAGAAATTAGAGAAACCGGATCAATCGCGTTAGAGGCACTTCTGGATTCAAAAGGGTGGCATGCCTATCCAATGGGCAAAGTGACAGCTGCTTCAGAACAGAAAACCCATCTAGAAAGTGGTCAGAAAAGCAACCACCTCCTACAGAACTACCCTCAACTCAAGAAGGGCAGGGAAACTTTATTTTCTATATAAGTAGGGGCTTTTAACCAGATATGTGAGAGAACGTATGTTTTGTTAAAACGGAGAACTCAGAATCAAAGACGGCAGAGGCACCTCTAATTCAGAACTGAGGATCCCTTATCACAACAGGACCCATACTATATAATCTACGGGAATAGGCAACAATTGTTCAGTGGAGTGTTACCCGTGCATTATtcataggcatacaatcatggtgAGCCATCCCTCGTGTGACTGATAAGTCAGCTCTTCTGAAAAAATTAATATCTGAATAAGCAGAGGGCAGGGAATAAAGCACACATAAATGTGTTTAATTGTGGACAACAATGTAATATATAAGCAGGAATTGTGGCTAGTGTGCCGTATAAGCGAATATGAGATAAATGTGCACATAAAAAGGAAAACAAGACAGACCCAATAGAACCAATAACAACCACTTTAAACTGTAAATTAATTTGTAGAGTTCAACTGGCTTGTTTTG is part of the Pleurodeles waltl isolate 20211129_DDA chromosome 4_2, aPleWal1.hap1.20221129, whole genome shotgun sequence genome and encodes:
- the LOC138292206 gene encoding keratin, type II cytoskeletal 5-like — translated: MVPPRHAKCAKPLLMSKLACLAACDPAYLPKHIKADACFNNQRGTVSFPFGSFVHRTFTDHSLLRLLFQELTMSYSQHSYSQSERRGKGFSAASLGGGGRVSFSSTSVSHSGGGGGYGRTSVGGGGGAGGASGFGSRSLYSLGGTKRISFGIGSVRGGGGLGGGAGGYGSGGGSLGGGGFGSGGGFGGVAPAFPVCPPGGIQQVTINPSLLTPINVDIDPALSKLRSEEREQIKTLNNKFASFIDKVRFLEQQNQVLETKWKFLQEHGQKGTKRSNLEPLFETYISNLRRHLDQLVNERPRLDNELRGMQDLVEDYKKKYEGEINKRTAAENEFVVLKKDVDAAYMKKVELEAKVDSLTDEIEFLKRLFDLELAEIQGQMSDTSVILSMDNNRGLNLESLIAGAKAQYEEIARRSQAEAEAAYASKFQQLQAAAGQHGDHLKSSKTEISELNRAIQRLKAEIDSVKKQIARLKTSIAEAEERGELALKDARGKLAELEKALQKAKEEMARQLKDHQALMSAKLALDIEIATYKTLLEGEEHRMSGEIQNAVSISVVSSGGSYSSGGGGGGGYAAGGSGFSGGSGIGVGGGSGGFSASGGSGYGVGGSSGGFSVGGGGYGSVSGGGYGSGGGGSIGGSGGGGRGSSGVAIVQTTSHSSSRQKMY